In one Polynucleobacter sp. JS-JIR-5-A7 genomic region, the following are encoded:
- a CDS encoding heavy-metal-associated domain-containing protein, whose product METINLTVSGMTCGACVKHVEKAINSIAGVQKVEVDLASGAVKVEGYVTQHLKEIFAALEEDGYPAQVSTDVSSKAKSGSCKSGSSCCCN is encoded by the coding sequence ATGGAAACAATCAATTTAACTGTCAGTGGCATGACTTGTGGTGCTTGCGTAAAGCATGTTGAAAAAGCCATTAATTCAATTGCCGGGGTGCAGAAGGTTGAGGTAGACCTTGCTTCTGGCGCCGTCAAGGTCGAGGGCTATGTCACGCAACACTTGAAAGAGATTTTTGCGGCTTTAGAAGAAGATGGCTATCCGGCACAAGTGAGTACAGACGTATCTAGTAAAGCAAAAAGTGGTTCTTGTAAGAGCGGCTCAAGCTGTTGCTGTAACTAA